A stretch of DNA from Deltaproteobacteria bacterium:
CAAGGGTCTACGAATGGCGAGCGGACAGGTCAAGAAAGGAAAAACGCGGCACGTCGGAGGAAACGGAGGACTGATGGGGACAAGGCGCGGCATAAAGAAAGGGAGTTCCTGATTTTATCAGTAACTCCCTGAAATTTCTGGTGGGCCACCAAGGAATCGAACCTTGAACCTGCTGATTAAGAGTCAGATGCTCTACCAATTGAGCTAGTGGCCCGCGTGAAGAGGTGCCTGTTTATGTGGGCAGGCATTGTTTGTCAAACAAAAAAACAGGGATTATCCATCTTTGTTGGCGCGCGGTGTCATTAGCGCGCCGGGCCGATGGCCCGGTCGGCCGGTCAGGGGGGCGACGTGGGCGTGCTTGCCGTCGTTGCTTGGCGTCCGCGCTTTGGATATGCCTATCCGACACGGGGCACCATCGCGCGCGACCGGAACACGGCCGCTGGACAAATCCAAGCCTGGCATTTCCGGCAACGACCGCAGCCACACCCAACATCCCGATGCCCCGGATGGAACCATCATGCAGCCGTCCCCAAATACGTCATTTTTTCGCAAAGCCCTTGCCCTGCTGGGCATGTACGTCATTTTTGTCGCAGTCCTGGGCTACCTCTGGATCCAGCACGAAGAACGACAGGCTTTCGCGCATATCGACGCCCGGCTCCGCCTTGGCGCCACCAGTCTCAAATATCTTCTGGCCAATGACTTCCACGACCGGGCCACGACAGCCCAAGCCATCGACTTCGACGAGGAAATGCGCAACCGGGCCAAGGTCAACGCATTCGCCGCGACCAACGGCTTTATCTATGCCTACACCCTGGTCCGCCACGGGGATGGAATCCATTTTTCCGCGCCCACGGTCACCCCGGAGGAGGCCGAGGAACGCAAGGTGTGGTATTTCTACCCGTACGAGGACGTTCCGACCGCGTTTCGCGACGCCTTGGCCGCGAAAAAAGATGTCTTCCTGAACTACACCGACGAATGGGGGCACTTCCGCAGCTACTGCGCCTATGAAACCAGTCCCGGCGGCAATCCCTATCTGGCCTGCGCGGACATCGAAATCAGCCAGCTCTCGGCCATTCACGAAAAATACCTCCTGGCCAGCGTGGCCACGGCCGCGGGCTTTCTGGCCTTCCTGGCTCCGGCCGCCCTCCTGATCCGTGGCTTTTACCGCGCGCACATCAAAGCCCTGCGCGCCTCCAAGGAAGACGTGGACACCCACCACCGGCTGCTCCAGGATATCCTCGCCAAACTGCCCGTGGGACTGGTCCTGGTCCAGCAGGACCACTGTATCAATCGGGTCAATCCGGCCTTCACCCGGCTCACGGGATACACCACGGACGACGTGCCGACGCGCACCGCCTGGGTTCGGACCTGCCTGCCGGACCGGAAATCCAAAAAACAATTTTTACGGGCCTGGAGCGCGCGCTTCGCCCCGACCATCGAAGACGGCGTCGAAACACGGGTGTCCTGCAAGGACGGCACGCTCAAGACCTTTGCCCTGCACACCAAGATTCTCGGTGACGGCCGGGCCTTCATTCTGCTGTTCGATCTGACCGAACGGCTCCAGGCCGAGGAAAACATGCGCGGCAGCGAGGCGCGGCTGCGCCAGATTCTGGACAGCCTGCAGGTTGGCATTGCCGTGGTTTCCACCGAGGATCTGCGCCTGTCCTATGTTAATCCGAAGCTGCTGGACATGACCGGACGGTCCGCGATCGAACTGCTCGGCTCCCGCTGCACGGACTTCATTTGTGACGCGCATACCCAGTCCTGTCCCTATCCCGACCAGCTGGTTCCCCAGACATACACCGAGGAAACCCTGACCACCGCCACGGGCAGTTCCATCCAGGTTCTCAAGGCCGTCATCCGCACGGAAATCAATGGCAAGCCGGTCCTGGTTGAATCCTTCGCGGACATCACCAGCCAGAAACGGGCCGAGGCGGACCTGATCCTGGCCAAGGACGAAGCCGAAGCCGCCAGCCGGGTCAAGACCGAATTCCTGAATATCATGAGCCACGAAATCCGCACTCCGCTGAACGGCATCATGACCGCCCTGCAAATCATGCAAACCCTGGGCGCCCAGGGCCCCATGGCGGCCATGATCGACACGTCCCTGCAGGGCAGCAAGGCCCTGCTGACCATCCTGAGCGATATCCTCGACCTGGCCGACCTGGAAACGGAAACCATGACCATCTCGGTATCGCCCTTTGCCCCGGTCCTGTGCGTGGACTCGGTCCTGAACGCCTTCAGGGAGGAAGCCCGGCGCAAGGGCCTGGAACTGACCTGCTGGGTGGACCCGACCCTGGCCGATCCGCTGATCGGCGATCTGAAGCGCATCCGCCAAGTGCTCTTCAACCTCGTTGGCAACGCCATCAAATACACCCACCATGGTTCGATCGAAATCACCATGACCCGCCTGCCCCACCAAACCAGGCCAGGGTGCGAACAGGTGCATTTCATGGTCGCGGACACGGGTCCGGGCATCGCGGACGAAAAAATGGAGCTCATCTTCGAGTCCTTTTCCCAGGCGGACATGAGCCTGAGCCGCCGCTACTCGGGCTCCGGCATCGGCTTGGCCCTGGTCCGCCGCCTCATCATGCTCATGGGCGGTGGCATGTGCGTGTCCACCCAGGAAAAATTCGGCACCGAATTCCATTTCTCCCTGGCCCTGGGCCGGACCGGCACCCTGCCGGTGGTCTGAAGCCATGTCCGATGTCGCCCCTCCAATGCGTTTCGAGCGCGTGTTCGTGGAAATCACGACCATCTGCAACCTGAACTGCGCCTTTTGTCCGGGAACGACCCGGCCGGCCGCGCGCATGGCACCCGATTTTTTCCACCACGTCCTGAGCCAGGTCCGCCCCCTGACCGACCAGATCAGCCTGCATGTGCTCGGTGAACCACTGACCCACCCGGAATTGCCGCGCCTGCTCGATCTCTGTGCCCAGACCGGTCTGAGGGCCAACGTGACCACCAACGGCACCCTGATCGACACGGCGGCCGGCCGGGCCCTGCTCGGGCCCATGGTCCGGCAGGTCAATTTTTCCCTCCAGGCCCTGCCGCGGGGCGCCCATTTCGACGCCAAGGCCCTGGACGAGGTCCTGGCCTTTGTCCGTCTGGCGCTGGATCAACGCCCCGATCTGTACATCAACCTGCGACTTTGGAACCAAGACAGCCAGCGTTACCAGGAAACCGAACACACCAAACGACTACTCGACCGCGTCGCTGCCACCCTGGGCATGGCCGTCACCCCGCCTCCGCCCGGACGCAAGAGCCGGCGTCTCGCGGGGCGCCTGTATCTGCATCTGGACACCCTTTTCGACTGGCCCGGAACGGCCCCGGTCCGCCGGGTCGGATTTTGCCACGCCCTGTCCAGCCAGTGCGCCATCCTGGTCGACGGCACGGTTTGCCCCTGCTGCCTTGATGCCGAAGGCCGTCTGGCCCTGGGCAATATCCGCCACGATGATCTGATGGACATTTTGAACGGCGCCAGGGCCAGGGCCATGCGCGACGGGTTTCAGCATGGTCGTCTGGTGGAATCCCTGTGCCAGTCCTGCGGGTATTGCCGCCGCTTCGCCACGCGCCGCGCACCGGGCGCCACGCCCGGATAACACCCCAAAAAATAAAGTATTTTTGTGCTGTTTCGGCAATGGACAAGGCCAGGGCGAAGATATAATGGCCTCTTCCTGGCAGACAAACGGCACCATGGCGCTCCAATCGTGGAACGACCAGGCGCGATTTCCCCAAGCGGCCCCTCACGGCAGGTCAAACATGAAGCTCCAAACCGGCGCGTTGCTCCAACTCGGGACGCACGCCAAAAAAATAATGGCCAGGACAAACCTCCATCCCCATGGGCTGGCGCACCTGTCCCGGCCCCTGCAACCCGGTCTGGCCTTCATGCAGGCCCTGCTCCGCGATCCCCGCGCCATGGGCGCGTGCAGCCCCAGTTCCAAATCGCTGGCCACGGTCATGGCCGCCCAGGTACCCCTGCCGTCCAAGGGGCTGGTGCTCGAACTGGGAGGTGGCACGGGATCGGTGACCAAAGCCCTGCTGTGCCGGGGCGTGCCCGCGTCCCAACTCCGCGTCATCGAAAACAATCCAGTGCTCGCCCGGTTGCTCGCGGAACGCTTTCCCCGAGTCACGGTCATTCAGGGAGACGCGGCCCAGCTGTCCCGCCTCCTGCCCGAGACCCGCCCCCACGTGCACTGCATCGTCTCCAGCCTGCCGCTGCTGTCCCTGCCCGCGCCCCTGGTCGCGCGCATCATCGGCCAAATCGGCCTGCTCCTGAACCGCCACGGCACCCTGATCCAGTTCACCTACCGCATTGGCGGCGGCGCGAGTCCATTGGCCGCCGCTTTTGAACCGATCCGATCCCAAACCATCTTTCTCAACCTGCCCCCGGCCAAGGTCGAAGTCTTCCACCCGCGCCCGGCCTGACACGGCCTTGCAACCTTCGGGGTGGACGTGGCAACTGCGCGGATACCCGTCCGGTTCGCCCAGGAGTCGCCATGGACCACTACACCCGATCCGCCCGCAACACGTTCGCGGGCCTGCACCTCGACCGCAAACCCTTTGTCCACCAGGGGCACGACGATCCGTTCGTGCATCTGGCCGCGCCCTCGGCGACGTTCGTCGTGGTCCGTCATGACGAAATCCTGTTCGATCCCGGGTCTGGCGTGCCGCTTCTGCTTGGTCACCGCGACGTGGCCCGTTGCGCGGACCTGCGCGAATCCGCCCTTCTCCTGGGTGCCGACGATCATGCCCAGTATTTCGCCCTGGATTATTCCCGGCTGTCCACCACGGCCGGCAACTGCGTCGACGGCCTGGGCGTGTTTGAAAAGCTGCGTCAGCACACCGCCATCCTGCCTCCGGAACAGGCCGCGTTACTCGGCTTCGCCCGTTCCGCCGTGGGCTGGACAAACGCCGCCCGTTTTTGCAGCGCCTGCGGCCATCCCACCCAGGGCAACCCCCTGACCCTGGCCCGCGTCTGCTCCAACCCGGATTGCGGCAAGCACCATTTCCCCCGGGTCGATCCGGCCATGATCGTCCTTGTTCACCGCGACGACAGCTGCCTGCTCGGACGCCAGACCTCGTGGCGGCCCAGGATGTATTCGGCCATCGCCGGCTACGTGGAACCCGGCGAAAGCGTCGAGGACGCCGTGTGCCGCGAAACCTGGGAGGAAACAGGTATCCGGCTTGGCGACATCCGTTACCATTCGTCCCAGCCCTGGCCCTTTTCCGGTTCCATCATGCTCGGATTTCACGCCACGGCCAAAACCACGGACATCCGCCTGGCCGACCAGGAGCTGGAGGACGCGCGCTGGTTTTCGCGCGCCGAAATCCCCGACCTGCTGGACCAGGGCGTGCTGGTTCTACCGCCCACCGACACCATCGCCCGCCGCCTGTTCGATGCCTGGTTCACCCCAAGGCACCCCTCGTGAACGCGACGCCCGAACCACGCAAGCCCCTGGTGGTGCTGATTCTGGGTACCGATGCCTCGGGCAAGGACTTCGTCGCCGAAACATTTCGGTCCCATCTGGCCAGACACGGCCTGAACCTGGAAAAACGGCGGGGCTGGTTCAGCTCGCGGGCCTGCGACCGCCCGTCGTCCGAGGACAAGCATTCCGTCCGTCTTGTTCTGGAGCGCCTCTTTCTGTTCCTGTATCCACTCCTGCGCTTGGTGCTCAACTCGGGGCTGGCATGGTCCATCCATGTCGACCGGCTCATGTTCCAGGCCATGCGCGGCGCCGATATCCTGATGGTCAGCCACACGCCACTGCGCCTCATGGCCTTCGATCTGGGCCACGACCCGACCAGAACTGTTCCCCGATCCGTGGCCCGCGCCCTGGCGGCCCTGCGCGCCTCGGTCGATCTGCGGACCGTGGTCCTGGACACGGATGCGGAAATTCGAAACCGGCGCATCCAGGAACGCACGGCCCAGAACCGGGCCGACCATTTCGACAGATACATGGCCGCGCACCCCGATTTCAGCGAAAGCGTGGCCCAAGGCCTGATCCACCTGGCCCGGACCCACCTGGGCGCGGTGGTCATCTCCAACAACACTCCAGGATCAAACGAATTGTTGGCCACGCTTGATGGTCTTTGGCCGGATCTTCTCGAACAGGCGCGAATCTCCTGAGGGTTTGCGCTTGGTCTCGGGTTGTGCTTAAACGTCGGCTCCATCGAAAAAAATCCACCCGCAAGGAGCACACCATGGGAAAACGATTGGTCTTGGCCGGCGGTGGCCATGCGCACATGATGATCCTCGCCCAAATCCGGGGGCTGGTCCGGGACGGACACGCCGTCACGGTCATCCAACCTTCCGACTTTCATTATTATTCCGGAATGGGCCCAGGGATGCTCGGGCTGTCCTACTCCCCCGCCGACATCCGCTTCGCCACCCGGTTCGTGGTCGAACGCCAGGGCGGAACCTTTATCCGCGACAAGGTCGTCCGCATCGACGCCGCCAACCGCGCCGTGATCCTCCAATCGGGGCGCGGCGTGGAGTACGACGTTCTGTCCTGCAACACCGGCAGCTTCATTCCCTTCGACAATATCCACGGTGACACGGGTGATATTTTCACGGTCAAGCCCATCGAACGTCTCCAGCAAGCCCAGCGCCGGGTCATCGAGCTCTGCGCCAGCCATGGCCGGCCGAAAATCGCCGTCATCGGTGGCGGACCGGCCGCCCTGGAAATCGCGGGCAACACCCGTCGACTGGCCAACCTGCGCGGTCGCAACACCCCGGAAATCACTCTTTTCGCGGGCCGCCGGCTGATGGGCCATCTGCCACGACGTATCCGCGAGATGGCTTTGGATTCCCTTGAAGATCAGGACATCGAGGTCAGGGAAAGCGGTTATGTCGAGGAAATCCGCGACGGCGTCATCCGCGTCGGCGGCGAGGAATTCAGACCGGACCTGACGTTTTTGGCCACGGGCGTGCGGCCCTCGCGG
This window harbors:
- a CDS encoding PAS domain S-box protein, which translates into the protein MPIRHGAPSRATGTRPLDKSKPGISGNDRSHTQHPDAPDGTIMQPSPNTSFFRKALALLGMYVIFVAVLGYLWIQHEERQAFAHIDARLRLGATSLKYLLANDFHDRATTAQAIDFDEEMRNRAKVNAFAATNGFIYAYTLVRHGDGIHFSAPTVTPEEAEERKVWYFYPYEDVPTAFRDALAAKKDVFLNYTDEWGHFRSYCAYETSPGGNPYLACADIEISQLSAIHEKYLLASVATAAGFLAFLAPAALLIRGFYRAHIKALRASKEDVDTHHRLLQDILAKLPVGLVLVQQDHCINRVNPAFTRLTGYTTDDVPTRTAWVRTCLPDRKSKKQFLRAWSARFAPTIEDGVETRVSCKDGTLKTFALHTKILGDGRAFILLFDLTERLQAEENMRGSEARLRQILDSLQVGIAVVSTEDLRLSYVNPKLLDMTGRSAIELLGSRCTDFICDAHTQSCPYPDQLVPQTYTEETLTTATGSSIQVLKAVIRTEINGKPVLVESFADITSQKRAEADLILAKDEAEAASRVKTEFLNIMSHEIRTPLNGIMTALQIMQTLGAQGPMAAMIDTSLQGSKALLTILSDILDLADLETETMTISVSPFAPVLCVDSVLNAFREEARRKGLELTCWVDPTLADPLIGDLKRIRQVLFNLVGNAIKYTHHGSIEITMTRLPHQTRPGCEQVHFMVADTGPGIADEKMELIFESFSQADMSLSRRYSGSGIGLALVRRLIMLMGGGMCVSTQEKFGTEFHFSLALGRTGTLPVV
- a CDS encoding radical SAM/SPASM domain-containing protein, with translation MSDVAPPMRFERVFVEITTICNLNCAFCPGTTRPAARMAPDFFHHVLSQVRPLTDQISLHVLGEPLTHPELPRLLDLCAQTGLRANVTTNGTLIDTAAGRALLGPMVRQVNFSLQALPRGAHFDAKALDEVLAFVRLALDQRPDLYINLRLWNQDSQRYQETEHTKRLLDRVAATLGMAVTPPPPGRKSRRLAGRLYLHLDTLFDWPGTAPVRRVGFCHALSSQCAILVDGTVCPCCLDAEGRLALGNIRHDDLMDILNGARARAMRDGFQHGRLVESLCQSCGYCRRFATRRAPGATPG
- a CDS encoding methyltransferase domain-containing protein, with translation MKLQTGALLQLGTHAKKIMARTNLHPHGLAHLSRPLQPGLAFMQALLRDPRAMGACSPSSKSLATVMAAQVPLPSKGLVLELGGGTGSVTKALLCRGVPASQLRVIENNPVLARLLAERFPRVTVIQGDAAQLSRLLPETRPHVHCIVSSLPLLSLPAPLVARIIGQIGLLLNRHGTLIQFTYRIGGGASPLAAAFEPIRSQTIFLNLPPAKVEVFHPRPA
- a CDS encoding NAD(+) diphosphatase — its product is MDHYTRSARNTFAGLHLDRKPFVHQGHDDPFVHLAAPSATFVVVRHDEILFDPGSGVPLLLGHRDVARCADLRESALLLGADDHAQYFALDYSRLSTTAGNCVDGLGVFEKLRQHTAILPPEQAALLGFARSAVGWTNAARFCSACGHPTQGNPLTLARVCSNPDCGKHHFPRVDPAMIVLVHRDDSCLLGRQTSWRPRMYSAIAGYVEPGESVEDAVCRETWEETGIRLGDIRYHSSQPWPFSGSIMLGFHATAKTTDIRLADQELEDARWFSRAEIPDLLDQGVLVLPPTDTIARRLFDAWFTPRHPS
- a CDS encoding pyridine nucleotide-disulfide oxidoreductase; the encoded protein is MGKRLVLAGGGHAHMMILAQIRGLVRDGHAVTVIQPSDFHYYSGMGPGMLGLSYSPADIRFATRFVVERQGGTFIRDKVVRIDAANRAVILQSGRGVEYDVLSCNTGSFIPFDNIHGDTGDIFTVKPIERLQQAQRRVIELCASHGRPKIAVIGGGPAALEIAGNTRRLANLRGRNTPEITLFAGRRLMGHLPRRIREMALDSLEDQDIEVRESGYVEEIRDGVIRVGGEEFRPDLTFLATGVRPSRIFEESGLSVGSAGGLLVNERLQSVDHPEILGGGDCIHFAPQPLDKVGVHAVRQNPVLLRNVRASLNGTRQTKFNPGGDYLLLFNMGDDTAIFRKGPLLFRNKLAFWLKDYIDRAFMRQFQALER